From the Lathyrus oleraceus cultivar Zhongwan6 chromosome 4, CAAS_Psat_ZW6_1.0, whole genome shotgun sequence genome, one window contains:
- the LOC127138253 gene encoding protein STICHEL isoform X2 — translation MNDPSNLHLKKELTQIRKAARVLRDPGTTSSWKSTSRSVAAAASASATTPLKTNLNSSHASANANKTVFLYNWNNSKSIKDEEQGRVREEEEEDEDGSSSLLGSLEGCLSDARNGCDSKSDGGTRRNPNSRRTVPLHVNKKKKSKKNRYSLSPLVNNDDSDEYCNSLSGASSLLFKLKSKNKNSSKFVRRTSLKEDSSYSYSTPALSTSSFNRYLRRYPSTVGSYTTSMNDGDDEIDERMDLPGSRGCGIPCYWSKRTPKHRGGCGSCCSPSFSDTLRRKGSSMLCGSQSMYSRHRRSSSSTSQPQKRRMYLRNGRGGGGGVVPLLNSTSSGDVRQCSSSIGIGRSRTDDELSSNFGELDLEGLSRLDGRRWSSSCRSQEGLEIVPINGGDEEGSSENGRSFSHKYKPLFFGELIGQNIVVHSLINAVSRGRIAPVYLFQGPRGTGKTSTARIFSTALNCGASDEGKPCGYCRECADFISGKSSDLVEVDGSNKKGIDRVRYLLKRLSVGSSSAASSRYTVFVIDECHLLTSKTWLGFLKFLEEPPQHVVFIFITSDIDNVPRTIQSRCQKYLFNKIKDGDIVTRLRKISTQENLDADTDALDLIAMNADGSLRDAETMLEQLSLLGKRITTSLVNELVGVVSDEKLLELLELAMSADTAETVKRSRELMDSGVDPMVLMSQLAGLIMDIIAGSYAVVDTKPDGSFFGGRSLNEAELERLKNALKLLSEAEKQLRTSSERTTWFTATLLQLGSVPSSDITQSSSSRRQSYKTTEDEPSSASREATSFKHKSGLQYMSQKSTPTASHQKAVNGSSSLQIDGFSLKSKPSNSPVINDGSTVVSSDDLIVGNTMFRCIDSEKLCDIWACCIERCHSKTLRQLLQDYGKLVSISEVQGVLVAYVAFGDEDIKLRVERFLSSITNSLEIVLRRIVEVRIILLPDGEGENQVNLPGLKQAALPLTSENEQRRGGHMNGNMSYSSLHQSAIGSSDILTEGNGVKERRRDNPVQRIESIIREQRLETAWLQAVEKGSPGSLSRLRPEKNQVLPQDGAYCVSSMESMDSLRFSSQQHREDGSNSDLKISGLKNGRVLPKDQIGKRSDSHPMSPSILHDSSLATMSGKDNPGYESGSGGRGCGFLCWNRKSNNKRTGKIKGTPVGGSRKAGRSSVLGEYGKRRKKEQKR, via the exons aTGAATGATCCAAGTAATCTTCATTTGAAGAAGGAGCTTACTCAAATTCGAAAAGCTGCTCGTGTTTTGAGGGATCCAGGCACTACTTCTTCATGGAAATCTACCTCGAGATCTGTTGCTGCTGCTGCTTCTGCTTCTGCTACCACTCCATTGAAGACCAATCTCAATTCATCTCATGCTTCTGCTAATGCTAACAAGACTGTTTTCTTGTATAACTGGAATAACTCTAAATCCATCAAAGACGAAGAACAAGGTCGCGTTagagaagaagaagaggaagatGAAGATGGTTCTTCCTCGCTACTTGGAAGTTTGGAGGGATGTTTGAGCGATGCGCGCAACGGTTGTGATTCAAAGAGTGACGGTGGGACCAGACGAAACCCGAACTCTAGAAGAACGGTTCCTCTTCATGTTAATAAGAAGAAAAAGAGTAAGAAAAATCGTTATTCTTTGTCGCCATTGGTTAATAATGATGATTCTGATGAATATTGTAACTCGCTTTCTGGGGCTTCTTCGCTTCTTTTTAAGCTTAAGAGTAAGAATAAGAACTCGTCTAAGTTTGTTAGAAGGACTAGTTTGAAAGAGGATTCTTCTTACTCCTATAGTACCCCTGCATTGTCAACTAGCTCTTTTAATAGGTATCTTCGACGTTATCCTAGCACTGTTGGGTCGTATACAACTTCTATGAATGATGGTGATGATGAAATTGATGAGCGTATGGATCTGCCGGGGAGTCGCGGGTGTGGGATTCCGTGTTATTGGTCGAAGAGGACACCGAAACATAGAGGGGGATGTGGGAGTTGTTGTTCTCCTTCGTTTTCGGATACTTTGAGGAGAAAGGGTAGTAGTATGTTGTGTGGAAGTCAGTCTATGTATTCAAGACACCGGAGATCGTCTTCTTCAACTTCTCAGCCGCAGAAACGGAGAATGTATTTGAGGAATGGTCGTGGAGGAGGAGGAGGTGTTGTTCCTTTGCTTAATAGCACTAGCAGTGGTGATGTAAGACAATGTTCGTCGTCTATTGGTATTGGTAGGAGTAGGACGGATGATGAACTTTCTAGTAACTTTGGGGAGCTTGATCTTGAGGGATTGAGCAGACTTGATGGAAGAAGGTGGTCATCAAGTTGTAGGAGTCAGGAGGGTCTGGAGATTGTCCCTATCAATGGAGGTGATGAAGAAGGCTCCTCCGAAAACGGTAGAAGTTTCAGCCACAAGTATAAGCCTTTGTTCTTTGGTGAACTCATTGGGCAGAATATTGTGGTTCACTCACTCATCAATGCTGTTTCCAGAGGCAGAATTGCTCCTGTGTATCTTTTTCAGGGTCCTCGTGGGACTGGCAAAACATCTACTGCTAGGATATTTTCCACTGCATTGAATTGTGGGGCTTCTGATGAAGGTAAGCCTTGTGGTTACTGCAGGGAATGTGCTGATTTCATTTCTGGTAAGAGCAGTGATCTGGTGGAGGTCGATGGGTCTAATAAGAAAGGGATTGATAGAGTTAGATATCTGCTGAAAAGATTGTCGGTTGGGTCTTCTTCGGCGGCCTCCTCGCGATATACGGTTTTTGTTATTGATGAATGTCACTTGTTAACCTCCAAGACATGGCTTGGATTTCTCAAGTTTCTCGAAGAACCACCTCAGCATGTTGTGTTCATATTTATAACATCAGATATTGACAATGTGCCAAGAACAATACAGTCTCGATGTCAGAAGTACCTTTTCAATAAAATTAAAGATGGGGATATTGTGACAAGGTTAAGGAAAATATCTACTCAGGAGAACCTCGACGCTGACACAGATGCCCTGGATCTTATTGCCATGAATGCAGACGGTTCACTTCGCGATGCAGAGACAATGTTAGAGCAGCTTAGTTTGCTGGGAAAAAGAATCACTACTTCTCTTGTCAACGAACTT GTAGGAGTTGTTTCAGATGAAAAATTATTGGAACTTCTGGAATTAGCAATGTCAGCAGACACTGCAGAGACGGTGAAAAGATCCAGAGAACTGATGGACTCCGGAGTTGATCCAATGGTTTTGATGTCTCAACTAGCTGGCCTTATTATGGACATCATCGCTGGATCATATGCGGTTGTTGACACCAAACCCGACGGTTCATTCTTTGGTGGCCGGAGTT TGAATGAAGCGGAGTTGGAGAGGTTAAAGAATGCCTTGAAGCTTCTCTCAGAGGCTGAGAAACAGTTGAGGACTTCCAGCGAACGCACAACGTGGTTTACAGCAACTCTTTTACAACTTGGTTCTGTACCTTCTTCGGACATTACTCAGTCAAGCAGCAGCAGGAGGCAGAGCTACAAGACAACAGAAGATGAACCATCAAGTGCTTCAAGAGAAGCTACTTCTTTCAAGCACAAGTCAGGCCTCCAATATATGTCTCAAAAATCAACACCCACTGCTTCCCACCAAAAAGCAGTAAATGGCAGTTCCAGCCTTCAAATTGATGGTTTCAGCTTGAAATCAAAGCCGTCAAATAGCCCGGTTATAAATGATGGCTCCACAGTGGTCTCGTCTGATGATCTTATAGTTGGGAATACAATGTTTAGATGCATAGATTCAGAGAAGTTATGCGATATATGGGCATGTTGTATTGAGAGGTGCCACTCTAAGACATTAAGACAGCTGCTACAAGATTACGGAAAGCTTGTGTCCATATCTGAAGTTCAAG GTGTTCTTGTAGCATATGTTGCATTTGGGGATGAAGATATTAAACTCAGGGTTGAAAGGTTCTTAAGCAGCATTACAAACTCATTGGAGATTGTTCTTAGACGCATTGTGGAGGTCAGAATTATCCTCTTGCCAGATGGTGAAGGTGAAAATCAGGTTAATTTGCCGGGTTTAAAGCAAGCCGCGTTACCACTGACAAGTGAGAACGAACAAAGGCGAGGAGGCCATATGAATGGAAACATGTCATATTCAAGTTTGCATCAATCTGCCATAGGTTCATCAGATATTCTGACCGAAGGAAATGGCGTGAAGGAAAGAAGACGGGATAATCCAGTACAGAGAATTGAATCCATCATTCGTGAGCAGAGGTTGGAAACTGCCTGGTTGCAGGCTGTAGAAAAAGGTTCCCCTGGATCATTGAGTCGCTTGAGACCTGAGAAGAATCAAGTCCTGCCTCAGGATGGTGCTTATTGTGTAAGCTCAATGGAGTCCATGGATTCATTAAGATTTTCCTCTCAACAGCATAGAGAAGATGGCTCAAATAGTGATCTTAAAATTTCGGGCCTTAAAAATGGAAGGGTCCTACCGAAGGATCAGATTGGTAAAAGGTCTGACAGTCATCCAATGTCCCCAAGTATATTGCATGACAGCAGTTTAGCAACAATGTCTGGAAAAGATAACCC GGGTTATGAATCGGGTTCGGGAGGTAGAGGCTGTGGATTTTTATGTTGGAATAGAAAGTCCAACAATAAAAGGACAGGGAAG ATAAAAGGCACCCCAGTTGGAGGATCACGTAAAGCCGGGCGTTCTTCAGTGCTTGGCGAGTATGGTAAGCGAAGGAAAAAGGAGCAGAAAAGATAA
- the LOC127138250 gene encoding 2-C-methyl-D-erythritol 4-phosphate cytidylyltransferase, chloroplastic — MEVIKFERCSSLLRLAFPTTINKPFTATSATPICRKFCLNKKRLSVAKSNSTLIRCSALSAQEKEREVESDGVVKERSVSVVLLAGGKGKRMGATMPKQYLPLLGQPIALYSFLTFSRMPEVKEIVVVCDPSYRDIFEDVKGNCQAELKFALPGKERQDSVYNGFQVIDSNSELVCVHDSARPLMLQEDVKKVLKDGLLNGAAVLGVPSKATIKEANSDSFVVRTLDRKTLWEMQTPQVIKPELLRKGFELVNREGLEVTDDVSIVEHLKQPVYITEGSYTNIKVTTPDDLLLAERILNINSGESS, encoded by the exons atggaAGTGATTAAGTTTGAACGTTGTTCTTCTCTTTTGAGATTGGCGTTTCCAACAACAATCAATAAGCCATTTACTGCAACTTCAGCTACTCCTATAT GTCGTAAATTCTGCTTAAATAAAAAGCGATTATCtgttgcaaaatcaaattcaacgCTAATTCGCTGCTCCGCACTTTCCGCTCAA GAGAAGGAGAGAGAGGTTGAGTCTGATGGTGTTGTCAAAGAGAGAAGCGTCTCCGTTGTTTTGCTTGCAGGAGGGAAGGGCAAGAGGATGGGA GCTACCATGCCTAAGCAGTATCTTCCTCTGTTGGGTCAACCCATTGCACTCTATAG TTTCTTGACTTTTTCTCGCATGCCTGAAGTCAAAGAAATCGTTGTCGTTTGTGATCCTTCCTACAGGGACATTTTCGAAG ATGTGAAGGGAAATTGCCAAGCAGAACTCAAATTTGCACTGCCGGGTAAAGAAAGACAGGATTCTGTTTACAATGGCTTTCAG GTTATTGATTCTAACTCTGAGCTTGTTTGCGTCCATGATTCTGCAAGACCTTTGATGCTACAAGAAGATGTGAAAAAG GTCCTTAAAGATGGATTGTTGAACGGAGCTGCTGTTCTCGGTGTTCCTTCGAAGGCCACAATCAAAGAG GCAAACAGTGATTCATTTGTGGTTAGAACACTGGACAGAAAAACACTATGGGAAATGCAGACCCCACAG GTTATCAAACCGGAATTGCTGAGGAAAGGCTTTGAGCTTGTAAATAG AGAAGGTCTTGAAGTTACTGATGATGTGTCCATTGTGGAGCACCTTAAACAGCCTGTTTATATCACTGAAGGATCATACACCAATATCAAG GTGACTACGCCTGACGATTTATTACTGGCAGAGAGAATATTGAATATAAATTCTGGGGAAAGTTCTTAA
- the LOC127138252 gene encoding NADH dehydrogenase [ubiquinone] 1 beta subcomplex subunit 3-B, with protein MGAGKNTAEFFRRRDEWRKHPMLGNQFRHATPGLGIALVAFGVYLVAEQVYNKANASSSSHHVKAGEH; from the exons ATGGGAGCAGGAAAGAATACGGCAGAGTTCTTCAGGAGGAGAGACGAATGGAGGAAGCATCCGATGCTTGGGAATCAGTTTCGTCACGCTACTCCTGGCCTCGGTATCGCTCTCGTTGCGTTTGGTGTTTACCTCGTCGCTGAGCAAGTTTACAACAAGGCCAATGCTTCTTCCTCTTCTCACCAT GTGAAGGCTGGGGAGCACTGA
- the LOC127138253 gene encoding protein STICHEL isoform X1: protein MNDPSNLHLKKELTQIRKAARVLRDPGTTSSWKSTSRSVAAAASASATTPLKTNLNSSHASANANKTVFLYNWNNSKSIKDEEQGRVREEEEEDEDGSSSLLGSLEGCLSDARNGCDSKSDGGTRRNPNSRRTVPLHVNKKKKSKKNRYSLSPLVNNDDSDEYCNSLSGASSLLFKLKSKNKNSSKFVRRTSLKEDSSYSYSTPALSTSSFNRYLRRYPSTVGSYTTSMNDGDDEIDERMDLPGSRGCGIPCYWSKRTPKHRGGCGSCCSPSFSDTLRRKGSSMLCGSQSMYSRHRRSSSSTSQPQKRRMYLRNGRGGGGGVVPLLNSTSSGDVRQCSSSIGIGRSRTDDELSSNFGELDLEGLSRLDGRRWSSSCRSQEGLEIVPINGGDEEGSSENGRSFSHKYKPLFFGELIGQNIVVHSLINAVSRGRIAPVYLFQGPRGTGKTSTARIFSTALNCGASDEGKPCGYCRECADFISGKSSDLVEVDGSNKKGIDRVRYLLKRLSVGSSSAASSRYTVFVIDECHLLTSKTWLGFLKFLEEPPQHVVFIFITSDIDNVPRTIQSRCQKYLFNKIKDGDIVTRLRKISTQENLDADTDALDLIAMNADGSLRDAETMLEQLSLLGKRITTSLVNELVGVVSDEKLLELLELAMSADTAETVKRSRELMDSGVDPMVLMSQLAGLIMDIIAGSYAVVDTKPDGSFFGGRSLNEAELERLKNALKLLSEAEKQLRTSSERTTWFTATLLQLGSVPSSDITQSSSSRRQSYKTTEDEPSSASREATSFKHKSGLQYMSQKSTPTASHQKAVNGSSSLQIDGFSLKSKPSNSPVINDGSTVVSSDDLIVGNTMFRCIDSEKLCDIWACCIERCHSKTLRQLLQDYGKLVSISEVQGVLVAYVAFGDEDIKLRVERFLSSITNSLEIVLRRIVEVRIILLPDGEGENQVNLPGLKQAALPLTSENEQRRGGHMNGNMSYSSLHQSAIGSSDILTEGNGVKERRRDNPVQRIESIIREQRLETAWLQAVEKGSPGSLSRLRPEKNQVLPQDGAYCVSSMESMDSLRFSSQQHREDGSNSDLKISGLKNGRVLPKDQIGKRSDSHPMSPSILHDSSLATMSGKDNPGYESGSGGRGCGFLCWNRKSNNKRTGKKQIKGTPVGGSRKAGRSSVLGEYGKRRKKEQKR from the exons aTGAATGATCCAAGTAATCTTCATTTGAAGAAGGAGCTTACTCAAATTCGAAAAGCTGCTCGTGTTTTGAGGGATCCAGGCACTACTTCTTCATGGAAATCTACCTCGAGATCTGTTGCTGCTGCTGCTTCTGCTTCTGCTACCACTCCATTGAAGACCAATCTCAATTCATCTCATGCTTCTGCTAATGCTAACAAGACTGTTTTCTTGTATAACTGGAATAACTCTAAATCCATCAAAGACGAAGAACAAGGTCGCGTTagagaagaagaagaggaagatGAAGATGGTTCTTCCTCGCTACTTGGAAGTTTGGAGGGATGTTTGAGCGATGCGCGCAACGGTTGTGATTCAAAGAGTGACGGTGGGACCAGACGAAACCCGAACTCTAGAAGAACGGTTCCTCTTCATGTTAATAAGAAGAAAAAGAGTAAGAAAAATCGTTATTCTTTGTCGCCATTGGTTAATAATGATGATTCTGATGAATATTGTAACTCGCTTTCTGGGGCTTCTTCGCTTCTTTTTAAGCTTAAGAGTAAGAATAAGAACTCGTCTAAGTTTGTTAGAAGGACTAGTTTGAAAGAGGATTCTTCTTACTCCTATAGTACCCCTGCATTGTCAACTAGCTCTTTTAATAGGTATCTTCGACGTTATCCTAGCACTGTTGGGTCGTATACAACTTCTATGAATGATGGTGATGATGAAATTGATGAGCGTATGGATCTGCCGGGGAGTCGCGGGTGTGGGATTCCGTGTTATTGGTCGAAGAGGACACCGAAACATAGAGGGGGATGTGGGAGTTGTTGTTCTCCTTCGTTTTCGGATACTTTGAGGAGAAAGGGTAGTAGTATGTTGTGTGGAAGTCAGTCTATGTATTCAAGACACCGGAGATCGTCTTCTTCAACTTCTCAGCCGCAGAAACGGAGAATGTATTTGAGGAATGGTCGTGGAGGAGGAGGAGGTGTTGTTCCTTTGCTTAATAGCACTAGCAGTGGTGATGTAAGACAATGTTCGTCGTCTATTGGTATTGGTAGGAGTAGGACGGATGATGAACTTTCTAGTAACTTTGGGGAGCTTGATCTTGAGGGATTGAGCAGACTTGATGGAAGAAGGTGGTCATCAAGTTGTAGGAGTCAGGAGGGTCTGGAGATTGTCCCTATCAATGGAGGTGATGAAGAAGGCTCCTCCGAAAACGGTAGAAGTTTCAGCCACAAGTATAAGCCTTTGTTCTTTGGTGAACTCATTGGGCAGAATATTGTGGTTCACTCACTCATCAATGCTGTTTCCAGAGGCAGAATTGCTCCTGTGTATCTTTTTCAGGGTCCTCGTGGGACTGGCAAAACATCTACTGCTAGGATATTTTCCACTGCATTGAATTGTGGGGCTTCTGATGAAGGTAAGCCTTGTGGTTACTGCAGGGAATGTGCTGATTTCATTTCTGGTAAGAGCAGTGATCTGGTGGAGGTCGATGGGTCTAATAAGAAAGGGATTGATAGAGTTAGATATCTGCTGAAAAGATTGTCGGTTGGGTCTTCTTCGGCGGCCTCCTCGCGATATACGGTTTTTGTTATTGATGAATGTCACTTGTTAACCTCCAAGACATGGCTTGGATTTCTCAAGTTTCTCGAAGAACCACCTCAGCATGTTGTGTTCATATTTATAACATCAGATATTGACAATGTGCCAAGAACAATACAGTCTCGATGTCAGAAGTACCTTTTCAATAAAATTAAAGATGGGGATATTGTGACAAGGTTAAGGAAAATATCTACTCAGGAGAACCTCGACGCTGACACAGATGCCCTGGATCTTATTGCCATGAATGCAGACGGTTCACTTCGCGATGCAGAGACAATGTTAGAGCAGCTTAGTTTGCTGGGAAAAAGAATCACTACTTCTCTTGTCAACGAACTT GTAGGAGTTGTTTCAGATGAAAAATTATTGGAACTTCTGGAATTAGCAATGTCAGCAGACACTGCAGAGACGGTGAAAAGATCCAGAGAACTGATGGACTCCGGAGTTGATCCAATGGTTTTGATGTCTCAACTAGCTGGCCTTATTATGGACATCATCGCTGGATCATATGCGGTTGTTGACACCAAACCCGACGGTTCATTCTTTGGTGGCCGGAGTT TGAATGAAGCGGAGTTGGAGAGGTTAAAGAATGCCTTGAAGCTTCTCTCAGAGGCTGAGAAACAGTTGAGGACTTCCAGCGAACGCACAACGTGGTTTACAGCAACTCTTTTACAACTTGGTTCTGTACCTTCTTCGGACATTACTCAGTCAAGCAGCAGCAGGAGGCAGAGCTACAAGACAACAGAAGATGAACCATCAAGTGCTTCAAGAGAAGCTACTTCTTTCAAGCACAAGTCAGGCCTCCAATATATGTCTCAAAAATCAACACCCACTGCTTCCCACCAAAAAGCAGTAAATGGCAGTTCCAGCCTTCAAATTGATGGTTTCAGCTTGAAATCAAAGCCGTCAAATAGCCCGGTTATAAATGATGGCTCCACAGTGGTCTCGTCTGATGATCTTATAGTTGGGAATACAATGTTTAGATGCATAGATTCAGAGAAGTTATGCGATATATGGGCATGTTGTATTGAGAGGTGCCACTCTAAGACATTAAGACAGCTGCTACAAGATTACGGAAAGCTTGTGTCCATATCTGAAGTTCAAG GTGTTCTTGTAGCATATGTTGCATTTGGGGATGAAGATATTAAACTCAGGGTTGAAAGGTTCTTAAGCAGCATTACAAACTCATTGGAGATTGTTCTTAGACGCATTGTGGAGGTCAGAATTATCCTCTTGCCAGATGGTGAAGGTGAAAATCAGGTTAATTTGCCGGGTTTAAAGCAAGCCGCGTTACCACTGACAAGTGAGAACGAACAAAGGCGAGGAGGCCATATGAATGGAAACATGTCATATTCAAGTTTGCATCAATCTGCCATAGGTTCATCAGATATTCTGACCGAAGGAAATGGCGTGAAGGAAAGAAGACGGGATAATCCAGTACAGAGAATTGAATCCATCATTCGTGAGCAGAGGTTGGAAACTGCCTGGTTGCAGGCTGTAGAAAAAGGTTCCCCTGGATCATTGAGTCGCTTGAGACCTGAGAAGAATCAAGTCCTGCCTCAGGATGGTGCTTATTGTGTAAGCTCAATGGAGTCCATGGATTCATTAAGATTTTCCTCTCAACAGCATAGAGAAGATGGCTCAAATAGTGATCTTAAAATTTCGGGCCTTAAAAATGGAAGGGTCCTACCGAAGGATCAGATTGGTAAAAGGTCTGACAGTCATCCAATGTCCCCAAGTATATTGCATGACAGCAGTTTAGCAACAATGTCTGGAAAAGATAACCC GGGTTATGAATCGGGTTCGGGAGGTAGAGGCTGTGGATTTTTATGTTGGAATAGAAAGTCCAACAATAAAAGGACAGGGAAG AAACAGATAAAAGGCACCCCAGTTGGAGGATCACGTAAAGCCGGGCGTTCTTCAGTGCTTGGCGAGTATGGTAAGCGAAGGAAAAAGGAGCAGAAAAGATAA